Proteins encoded by one window of Oligoflexus sp.:
- the xseA gene encoding exodeoxyribonuclease VII large subunit, giving the protein MSVYYITQSQSILVSGKTYPYRELLRNLGGQYQAQDKSWLLPLSDDILKKVDELCKGIGGGAQKSPRPAAPPRAPAAMATNEPLVADAGFEPSVSLQGDGVTIAELMQKIQLAIAHSFPRSLWVIGEIQNFRQTATGSYFQLADFKEGASRSATMTVNATIWRSQWQDMERKLGRDALKELMVDGLRVRMLVDISLFKDRGQISLQVQGIDPSFTKGSLALAREKLLRELRSKGLDQKNKQLPLPAFPLRIGLISADDSRAKSDFLDQLLVYGFPGQVLFYPAQMQGENTLRDVVSGIKALESKGCDMIVITRGGGSAADLRWFDSAEIAYAVAEARVPIVAAIGHHEDVCVAEEISARREKTPTAAADFCVHLLQKTRERIDQQSLILARTLDERVRLQTQILANLKARLHLGAKQVTHQHESHLQSVRSELQMRSERRLMQWMTQTQNLAQSFFQRWQFVLREQSSRLRRLSEDLHQSERRLVQWTAQTDNLAQSLWQRWQFVAREQTTRLRRLSQDLHQRANTQLLPKRYEIEDQKRALGLAAREVHQRQREKLLQLEKMIIQSDPQPWMAQGWTQLFADGHRLDRADQLEPGMKLKARLLDALLELKLESLTRLDPNKSDIKKESNP; this is encoded by the coding sequence ATGAGCGTCTATTACATTACGCAGTCCCAGAGCATTCTGGTGAGCGGCAAGACCTATCCCTATCGGGAGCTGCTTCGAAACCTCGGCGGTCAATACCAGGCCCAGGACAAGAGCTGGCTTCTGCCTTTAAGCGACGACATCCTGAAAAAAGTCGACGAACTCTGCAAGGGCATCGGTGGTGGCGCGCAGAAATCCCCGCGTCCGGCCGCTCCGCCCCGCGCTCCGGCGGCCATGGCCACCAATGAACCCTTGGTGGCGGATGCAGGTTTTGAGCCTTCCGTTTCCCTTCAGGGTGATGGCGTGACCATAGCCGAGCTGATGCAAAAGATTCAGCTCGCCATCGCGCATAGTTTTCCGCGCAGCCTCTGGGTGATCGGTGAAATTCAAAATTTCCGGCAGACCGCAACCGGCTCCTATTTTCAGCTGGCTGATTTCAAAGAGGGCGCGTCGCGATCCGCAACGATGACCGTCAATGCCACGATCTGGCGAAGCCAGTGGCAGGACATGGAACGCAAACTGGGCCGTGATGCTTTGAAAGAGCTGATGGTCGATGGCCTGCGCGTCAGGATGCTGGTCGATATCTCCCTCTTCAAAGACCGGGGTCAGATCAGCCTTCAGGTGCAAGGGATTGACCCTTCATTCACCAAAGGCAGCCTCGCCCTCGCGCGGGAAAAACTGTTAAGGGAGCTTCGCAGCAAAGGGCTTGATCAGAAAAATAAGCAGCTGCCCCTGCCGGCTTTTCCCCTGCGCATTGGCCTCATCAGTGCCGATGATTCGCGCGCGAAGAGCGACTTCCTCGATCAGCTTTTGGTCTATGGCTTTCCCGGTCAGGTCCTGTTTTATCCCGCGCAGATGCAGGGTGAAAATACTCTGCGCGATGTTGTATCGGGAATCAAGGCCCTGGAAAGCAAGGGCTGCGATATGATCGTCATCACCCGGGGCGGCGGCAGCGCGGCCGATCTTCGCTGGTTTGATAGCGCGGAAATCGCCTATGCCGTGGCCGAAGCCCGCGTTCCGATCGTGGCGGCCATCGGTCACCATGAAGATGTTTGCGTCGCCGAGGAAATCAGCGCCCGCCGCGAAAAAACACCGACGGCCGCTGCTGACTTCTGCGTGCACCTGCTGCAGAAAACCCGCGAGCGCATCGACCAGCAGAGTCTGATCCTTGCGCGCACTTTGGATGAGCGCGTGCGGCTTCAGACCCAGATTCTGGCGAATTTGAAGGCCCGCCTGCACCTGGGCGCCAAACAGGTGACCCATCAGCATGAGTCCCATCTGCAGAGCGTTCGAAGTGAATTGCAGATGCGCAGCGAACGCCGTCTGATGCAATGGATGACCCAGACGCAAAACCTCGCGCAAAGCTTTTTCCAGCGCTGGCAGTTCGTTCTGCGCGAACAGTCGAGCCGCCTGCGACGCCTGAGCGAAGACCTGCATCAGAGCGAAAGACGCCTCGTCCAGTGGACCGCCCAAACCGATAACCTTGCGCAGAGTCTCTGGCAACGCTGGCAATTCGTGGCCCGTGAGCAGACGACCCGTCTGCGTCGCCTGAGCCAGGACCTGCATCAAAGGGCGAACACCCAACTGCTGCCGAAGCGCTATGAAATCGAGGATCAAAAGCGCGCCCTCGGCCTTGCGGCCCGCGAGGTGCATCAAAGGCAGCGGGAAAAACTTCTGCAGCTGGAAAAAATGATCATACAGAGTGATCCCCAACCCTGGATGGCCCAGGGCTGGACACAGCTCTTCGCCGATGGCCACCGGCTGGATCGCGCGGATCAGCTGGAACCCGGAATGAAACTGAAGGCACGCCTCCTGGATGCCCTGCTTGAATTGAAACTGGAGAGTCTGACTCGACTCGATCCGAACAAGTCTGATATAAAGAAGGAGTCCAACCCATGA
- the xseB gene encoding exodeoxyribonuclease VII small subunit: MKESQTYQKMLEEVEGLVRDIAAPDLDLDLMVQKVERGYELIRSMKLRLEETKTRIDQLHQRYDESEAGS, encoded by the coding sequence ATGAAGGAATCGCAAACGTATCAAAAGATGCTCGAAGAAGTCGAAGGGCTTGTCCGTGATATCGCAGCGCCCGACCTTGATCTGGATCTTATGGTTCAGAAAGTGGAGCGGGGCTACGAGCTGATCCGCAGCATGAAGCTGCGGCTGGAAGAAACCAAAACCCGTATTGATCAGCTGCATCAGCGCTACGACGAATCGGAGGCCGGCAGCTGA
- a CDS encoding glycoside hydrolase family 44 protein, translating into MASMSLATMLAVAAATSPVSIQIEDKAAGKPISDLIYGRNDLSFGRHDTDLTYPIVRFGGNATSRYNWQQNAWNAGKDWYFLNIVFPYQSRVGSHSGNFSYTDAIILKQSSLGQDTLITIPMIGWVAKNREKSWAYSVKKYGKQQATEQDQSRGDAGNGKLPDGSPLKKGSPIDTSVAAPPEFMGEWVEHNRALSRKYTPKGPGVRFYALDNEPMLWHDTHQDLRYGDPKLKTPEVGYDELWDRTVAYGTAVRKADPQAKILGPAEWGWCSYMSSARDQCKSGPDRAAHGGKPLLAWYLKKVCEHQKKTGVRLVDYLDIHYYPMTEKSLEDESSEGQKLRFEATRSLHEKGYKDGSWIEDAIELIPRMKQWIKDECPDTKLAITEYRFGAASEGLSSTLANAEALAIFGRDGVDLATFWGHIPKGSKLEGAFALYLNYDGKGASARGGLSLPTQSSRATDIPAYAIRTKDKLLVYVFNKTKQEANLDWKGLKDWKIERSFVINSRGKLGAAKATAQVEPYAVTLFEWRKK; encoded by the coding sequence ATGGCTTCCATGAGTCTTGCCACCATGCTTGCGGTTGCCGCGGCGACCTCGCCCGTCTCGATTCAAATCGAGGACAAGGCAGCTGGGAAACCCATCAGCGATCTGATCTATGGCCGCAATGATTTATCCTTCGGTCGCCACGATACGGACCTCACCTATCCCATCGTTCGCTTCGGCGGCAATGCCACCTCACGCTACAACTGGCAGCAGAACGCCTGGAATGCAGGGAAAGACTGGTACTTTCTGAATATCGTCTTTCCCTATCAGTCACGGGTCGGTTCCCATTCCGGAAATTTTTCCTATACCGATGCCATTATCCTGAAGCAAAGCAGTCTGGGCCAGGACACTCTGATCACCATTCCCATGATCGGCTGGGTGGCGAAAAACAGGGAAAAAAGCTGGGCCTATTCCGTAAAAAAATATGGGAAGCAGCAGGCGACCGAACAGGATCAAAGCCGTGGAGATGCCGGGAATGGCAAACTTCCCGATGGCTCCCCTTTGAAAAAAGGCTCACCCATCGATACCTCGGTGGCCGCTCCGCCTGAATTCATGGGGGAATGGGTGGAGCACAATCGTGCTCTGAGCAGGAAGTATACTCCGAAGGGACCCGGCGTTCGCTTCTATGCGCTCGATAATGAACCGATGCTCTGGCATGACACGCATCAGGATCTGCGGTATGGCGATCCCAAACTCAAAACGCCCGAAGTCGGTTACGACGAACTTTGGGATCGAACCGTGGCTTATGGAACAGCGGTGCGCAAGGCGGATCCGCAGGCGAAGATCCTGGGCCCTGCGGAATGGGGCTGGTGCAGTTATATGTCATCCGCCAGGGATCAATGCAAGTCCGGTCCCGATCGCGCGGCGCATGGTGGCAAGCCGCTGCTCGCCTGGTATCTGAAAAAAGTGTGCGAGCATCAAAAGAAAACCGGCGTGCGCCTGGTCGATTATCTCGACATTCATTACTACCCCATGACCGAAAAATCGCTGGAGGATGAATCGAGCGAAGGGCAGAAACTCCGTTTCGAAGCCACCCGCAGTCTGCATGAAAAAGGCTATAAGGATGGCAGCTGGATCGAGGATGCGATCGAACTCATTCCACGCATGAAGCAATGGATCAAGGACGAATGCCCGGACACCAAACTCGCCATCACCGAATATCGGTTTGGAGCGGCTTCTGAAGGGCTTTCCTCGACTCTCGCGAATGCCGAGGCCCTGGCCATCTTCGGTCGTGATGGTGTGGATCTCGCCACCTTCTGGGGGCATATTCCCAAAGGCTCCAAACTCGAAGGCGCCTTCGCGCTTTATTTGAATTACGATGGAAAAGGTGCGTCGGCACGGGGCGGGCTTTCCCTGCCGACGCAGTCGAGTCGCGCCACCGATATTCCCGCCTATGCGATTCGCACCAAGGATAAACTTCTGGTCTACGTCTTCAATAAGACGAAGCAGGAAGCGAATCTGGATTGGAAGGGTCTGAAGGATTGGAAAATCGAGCGTTCATTCGTCATCAACTCACGCGGTAAGCTCGGCGCTGCGAAAGCCACTGCACAGGTCGAACCCTATGCCGTGACTCTTTTTGAATGGCGCAAAAAATAA
- a CDS encoding acyltransferase family protein codes for MQLENGRANSVQPAAATRESWIDVAKGWGILLVVLGHALRGLQNVQLLPTEGWSHALDAWIYSFHMPLFFLLSGFFMEKAVQRPLDRALKDRAKTLLWPYLVWSVLQTLVQIRMSRYTSSSYDWTHMIGILWKPVMQFWFLYVLLLLSLLWLGLRRAGVPALALLAIALILHLTQEGSGLWAMWDLVRIHGVWFAAGAVLGVTPALVEKLRSASTASRLAVLGLGFAVTSWGAIAEADALLRSNILWAFPGVAASLALAMTLPQSWGLTRGLAWIGRLSLEIYLVHTLASATMRAILLHGLKIQDVTLHLVLASVAGVAIPVIMVLISRRFQLRHIFRFGAVA; via the coding sequence ATGCAATTGGAAAATGGTCGCGCAAATTCAGTTCAGCCCGCTGCTGCCACGCGGGAATCGTGGATTGATGTCGCCAAAGGCTGGGGCATCCTTCTCGTGGTCCTGGGCCATGCGCTGCGAGGGCTGCAGAATGTTCAGCTGCTGCCAACGGAAGGTTGGTCGCACGCTCTGGACGCCTGGATCTACTCCTTTCACATGCCGCTCTTTTTTCTTCTGTCCGGCTTCTTCATGGAAAAGGCTGTGCAAAGACCTTTGGATCGCGCACTGAAAGATCGCGCCAAAACCCTGCTCTGGCCCTACCTTGTCTGGTCGGTGCTGCAGACTCTTGTCCAGATCCGCATGTCGCGCTATACGTCCTCGTCTTATGACTGGACGCATATGATCGGCATACTCTGGAAACCTGTGATGCAATTTTGGTTTCTTTACGTGCTGCTGCTGCTCAGCCTTCTGTGGCTCGGTCTGCGCCGCGCCGGTGTTCCAGCCTTGGCTTTGCTCGCGATCGCTTTGATCCTGCATCTGACGCAGGAAGGCAGCGGTCTTTGGGCCATGTGGGATCTGGTTCGTATTCATGGGGTTTGGTTTGCGGCGGGCGCTGTGCTCGGTGTTACGCCTGCGCTTGTGGAAAAGCTGCGGTCGGCTTCCACCGCATCGCGTCTTGCCGTTTTAGGTCTGGGTTTTGCGGTGACGAGCTGGGGAGCAATAGCCGAAGCGGATGCGCTTTTGCGTTCGAATATTCTTTGGGCCTTCCCTGGTGTCGCGGCCAGTCTTGCTCTGGCCATGACCCTGCCTCAGTCCTGGGGTTTGACCCGAGGCCTTGCCTGGATTGGGCGCTTATCCCTTGAGATTTATCTTGTTCATACGCTGGCGTCGGCCACGATGCGGGCGATTTTATTGCACGGTCTGAAGATTCAGGATGTGACGCTTCACCTTGTCCTGGCTTCGGTGGCCGGCGTGGCGATTCCCGTCATCATGGTTTTGATCAGCCGTCGCTTTCAGCTTCGGCATATCTTTCGCTTTGGTGCAGTCGCCTGA
- a CDS encoding HdeD family acid-resistance protein, whose product METQIRQSWGMWLWRGIVSLLFGLVALISPFATLASLVMLAAAFIFVDGIFAFFSLFSQRGSPFWWTSLLESLVGIVVGLALLVWPGIALLTFLYFVAGWALVSGIFEIVTAIRLRKVIEREWALGLAGVASIAYGIALLAFPGLGLLALSWMLGAYAVIFGLLMINTSINIRREQHRLGGMGTPKPV is encoded by the coding sequence ATGGAAACACAGATCAGACAAAGCTGGGGGATGTGGCTCTGGCGTGGAATCGTGTCCCTGCTCTTCGGACTTGTGGCGCTCATTTCACCCTTCGCCACCCTTGCGTCTCTTGTCATGCTCGCGGCCGCCTTCATTTTCGTCGATGGGATTTTTGCCTTTTTTTCCCTGTTTTCTCAGCGCGGTTCACCTTTCTGGTGGACCTCGCTGCTGGAATCCTTGGTCGGCATCGTGGTGGGCCTCGCACTTTTGGTGTGGCCTGGAATTGCGCTTTTGACTTTCCTTTACTTCGTCGCCGGATGGGCTCTGGTCAGCGGCATCTTTGAAATCGTCACCGCCATTCGTCTCCGTAAAGTGATCGAACGCGAATGGGCCCTGGGCCTTGCGGGAGTGGCTTCGATTGCCTATGGCATCGCCCTTCTAGCCTTCCCGGGATTGGGACTGCTCGCCTTGAGCTGGATGCTGGGCGCATATGCTGTAATTTTCGGTCTTTTGATGATCAACACCAGCATCAACATCCGTCGCGAGCAGCACAGACTCGGCGGAATGGGTACGCCGAAACCCGTTTAA
- a CDS encoding sigma-54 dependent transcriptional regulator encodes MLQKPAILHLDDDPIFLDQVRDILIPIGVQLSSFTQAQQLLEALPAMGEPAVLMLDIYLDRPGPDGKALAQQLRTRLPHTLIVMCSDLHDASTVRDCIARGADDFLFKGSDMEQIRRRIEAAITEYRRRSEQRQKQRSLATMPQVVGRTCRELCERIPRMINSALTSVHVYGETGTGKEVIGDLFAHFVGERLPFIRIHCGAIPAGLIESELFGHVKGAFTGAQNNKIGLFEQADGGWVFLDEVATLSAPAQVALLRVLENQELRPVGATQNKKVHVRVLSATNENLEQLVQEGKFRRDLWQRLCEAVITLPPLRERMDEFDELLQSFCQTMRGGPYEVSASAVEVLKHYDWSNGNIRELRNCLRAMTEHAYGGVIAPSAIPAFIWEQVNKPTKSEALSITTDTGQRRIVLEWGEAEEWTYEKLIMRLLLALVTAEYQKLGRLTLRQLAKNLGIPRSTLSTKLQELVKMGLTTAPELRSMVNVMAETEAPETRG; translated from the coding sequence ATGCTGCAAAAACCTGCCATCCTTCACCTGGATGACGATCCGATTTTTCTCGATCAGGTTCGCGACATCCTGATCCCGATCGGCGTCCAACTGTCCTCGTTCACCCAGGCGCAACAGCTCTTGGAAGCCCTGCCCGCGATGGGCGAGCCCGCCGTGCTGATGCTCGATATCTATTTGGATCGCCCGGGTCCCGATGGCAAGGCTCTGGCTCAGCAACTGCGAACGCGACTCCCCCACACTTTGATCGTGATGTGTTCCGACCTGCATGATGCGTCCACCGTGCGTGACTGCATTGCCCGAGGAGCCGATGACTTCCTCTTCAAGGGCAGTGATATGGAGCAGATCCGTCGCCGCATCGAAGCGGCCATCACCGAGTATCGAAGACGCTCGGAGCAAAGGCAGAAGCAGCGTTCTCTCGCGACCATGCCGCAGGTGGTGGGCCGTACATGCCGCGAACTCTGCGAACGCATCCCGCGCATGATCAATTCCGCGCTGACCTCGGTCCATGTCTATGGCGAGACCGGAACCGGCAAGGAGGTGATCGGTGATCTCTTCGCGCATTTCGTCGGCGAGCGCCTGCCTTTCATTCGCATTCACTGCGGCGCGATTCCTGCGGGACTGATCGAAAGTGAACTCTTCGGTCACGTGAAGGGTGCTTTTACCGGGGCGCAAAATAACAAGATTGGTCTTTTCGAACAGGCCGACGGCGGCTGGGTTTTTCTGGATGAGGTGGCGACGCTCAGCGCACCCGCTCAGGTCGCTCTTTTGCGGGTCCTTGAAAATCAGGAGCTGAGGCCGGTCGGGGCCACGCAGAATAAGAAGGTGCATGTGCGGGTCCTTTCCGCCACCAATGAAAATCTGGAGCAGCTCGTTCAGGAAGGCAAATTCCGCCGTGACCTTTGGCAAAGGCTCTGTGAAGCGGTGATTACACTGCCGCCATTGCGTGAACGCATGGATGAGTTTGATGAGCTTCTGCAAAGTTTTTGTCAGACCATGCGCGGCGGGCCCTATGAAGTCAGTGCCAGCGCCGTGGAAGTTCTGAAGCATTATGATTGGTCGAACGGCAACATCCGCGAACTCCGCAACTGCCTCCGGGCCATGACCGAGCATGCCTATGGCGGCGTGATCGCGCCTTCAGCGATTCCCGCCTTTATCTGGGAGCAGGTGAATAAACCGACCAAATCCGAAGCGCTCAGCATCACGACCGATACCGGACAGCGCCGCATCGTCTTGGAATGGGGCGAGGCTGAAGAATGGACCTATGAAAAGCTGATCATGCGTCTTCTTCTGGCCCTGGTGACGGCTGAATATCAAAAGCTGGGACGCCTGACCCTAAGGCAGCTGGCCAAGAATCTTGGCATTCCGCGCTCCACACTTTCCACCAAGCTGCAGGAGCTGGTGAAGATGGGCCTGACCACGGCGCCGGAACTCAGAAGCATGGTGAATGTCATGGCGGAAACAGAAGCCCCGGAGACGCGTGGATGA
- a CDS encoding ATP-binding protein codes for MSAHDMRTLRLFLPRLPRMNADWKADSWIDEILQVNCGETLGSTIEGTSDRRVLDSCSISREGLSYRLQIKKGCVFADGQEMTAEDIMDSLLRMAQQTFHPSGLGRIVRYNGSELGRSFRVLSRYRLEVLLNRAVPDFLERLSHPSCFLHKKAQVNLTSGCWQLISEDAHEIRLHSNSRFSQEGLRYDRVLIQKLDAALWKNEDFDEAFVAIFPGDAFPSPAGNILNGRSTTITKHNMLRALWLSPHAKEPDLSLAQAITDYARQRSLWRKKPLRSLFENQRFQQDLPLRDLVGKPAAGSLNLHCLAPEPAQAFLDDFRAFLKSRWSWDLTIHPQQPADAFLFSLFEGSTEESESTLSTAFTCMDQLHRQVYGSPLLSLKKIAQEDEGFRRQTLIHEQLHKFSHSPALIPLYRTPILIHSNRNMHRDGEISPLLLLHQVGDSLRREQTDELRQASLSALGSAVQMLVHDVKRPFAMLQGVLTLMASHEDPERIRDLARNWLPEVKRMAHTVQEMISDVLEMASNQELMTEPLSLLDVVHDALNLLTAASKSVQLRFHPQHSLMLEGDRFRLARVIANLLNNAIQATPDHGVITISSSEEHAGTRRWMRIRIHNTGSFIPLDKRQRIFEAFFTEGKRQGTGLGLAIAQKVIVSHGGQILCESHEEDGTTFIFTVPASYRSDPKHALEASDISHVFHRLPSVPQPPAAQTKGKETLRILLVDDDYLYTSFMRDVWQTLRTEGLDLQLFTAEDARRATELVTKDVFDLILVDYELGRDDGVAFLPILRRHQPQALIGLHSHHSGIELREAALKAGADIFEPKPLTASLAQQLLTKLLQRERPQRPQLILVEDDPLYQDMWRDLCPQITCFAFPEQLLAVARQNPELLAQAQALITDRFFVGTEMQGLQLAEEIHATWPELPIHLCSQIQDRSSLHPAFQGFVAKDPESIQAFLKALVAPSQTSSS; via the coding sequence ATGTCAGCCCATGATATGCGTACTTTGCGCCTGTTTTTGCCGCGCCTTCCCAGGATGAACGCCGACTGGAAAGCGGATAGCTGGATCGACGAAATTTTGCAGGTGAACTGCGGCGAAACCCTCGGCAGTACGATTGAAGGCACTTCCGATCGCCGCGTGCTCGACTCCTGTTCGATCAGCCGCGAGGGGCTTTCCTATCGTCTTCAGATTAAAAAAGGCTGCGTCTTCGCCGACGGTCAGGAGATGACGGCGGAAGATATCATGGATTCCCTTCTGCGCATGGCCCAGCAGACCTTTCATCCCTCGGGGCTCGGCCGCATCGTTCGCTACAACGGCAGCGAGCTGGGTCGCAGTTTTCGCGTGCTATCCCGCTATCGTCTGGAAGTGCTTCTGAATCGGGCTGTGCCGGACTTTTTGGAAAGGCTGAGCCATCCCTCCTGCTTTCTGCATAAGAAGGCTCAGGTGAATCTGACCAGCGGCTGCTGGCAGCTCATCTCCGAAGATGCGCATGAAATTCGGCTGCACAGCAATTCCCGTTTTTCGCAGGAAGGCCTGCGCTATGATCGGGTTCTCATTCAAAAACTCGATGCCGCGCTTTGGAAGAATGAAGACTTCGACGAGGCCTTCGTCGCGATCTTTCCGGGTGATGCCTTTCCCTCGCCGGCCGGCAATATTCTGAACGGCCGCAGCACGACCATCACCAAGCACAATATGCTGCGGGCGCTGTGGCTCTCTCCGCACGCGAAAGAACCCGATCTCAGTCTGGCCCAGGCCATCACCGACTATGCGCGGCAGCGTTCGCTCTGGCGCAAAAAACCACTGCGCTCCCTCTTTGAGAATCAGAGGTTTCAGCAGGATCTTCCGCTGCGGGATCTGGTGGGTAAGCCGGCGGCCGGATCGCTCAATCTTCACTGCCTCGCGCCCGAACCGGCCCAGGCTTTCCTGGATGATTTCCGCGCGTTTTTAAAGAGTCGCTGGAGCTGGGATTTGACGATCCATCCGCAGCAGCCCGCGGATGCCTTTCTTTTCAGTCTTTTCGAAGGCAGCACCGAGGAAAGCGAAAGCACCCTGAGCACGGCCTTCACCTGCATGGATCAGCTGCATAGGCAGGTCTATGGCTCGCCGCTTCTATCGCTGAAAAAAATCGCGCAGGAGGATGAAGGATTTAGGCGGCAGACGCTCATCCATGAGCAGCTGCACAAGTTTTCGCATAGCCCGGCGCTGATTCCCCTTTATCGGACGCCGATTCTGATTCACAGCAATCGCAATATGCACCGCGATGGTGAAATTTCTCCGCTCCTGCTTTTGCATCAGGTCGGCGACAGCCTCAGGCGTGAACAGACCGATGAACTGCGTCAGGCCTCATTGAGTGCTTTGGGTTCCGCCGTCCAGATGCTGGTGCATGATGTGAAGCGGCCCTTCGCCATGCTGCAGGGTGTTTTGACTTTGATGGCGTCGCATGAGGATCCCGAACGTATTCGCGATTTGGCCAGGAACTGGCTTCCTGAAGTCAAGCGCATGGCCCATACCGTTCAGGAAATGATCAGTGACGTTCTGGAAATGGCCTCGAATCAGGAGCTGATGACCGAGCCTCTGAGCCTTTTGGATGTCGTGCATGATGCCCTCAATCTGCTGACAGCAGCGAGCAAAAGCGTGCAGCTGCGCTTTCATCCGCAGCATTCCCTGATGCTGGAAGGCGATCGCTTCCGCCTTGCCCGTGTGATTGCCAACCTTCTGAATAATGCGATCCAGGCCACGCCGGATCATGGCGTGATCACGATCAGCAGCAGCGAGGAACACGCAGGAACCCGCCGCTGGATGCGGATTCGCATTCATAACACGGGTTCTTTCATACCCCTTGATAAAAGGCAGCGCATTTTTGAAGCCTTCTTCACGGAAGGCAAGCGCCAGGGGACCGGCCTCGGTCTGGCCATTGCGCAGAAGGTCATCGTCAGTCACGGCGGTCAGATCCTTTGCGAATCGCATGAAGAGGACGGCACGACTTTTATCTTTACCGTACCGGCGTCCTATCGCTCCGATCCCAAGCATGCGCTTGAAGCAAGCGACATCAGTCACGTCTTTCATCGACTGCCGTCGGTACCCCAGCCTCCTGCAGCGCAGACCAAGGGCAAGGAGACGCTGCGCATTCTTCTGGTGGATGACGATTACCTTTACACCAGCTTCATGCGCGATGTCTGGCAGACTCTGCGCACCGAAGGTCTTGATCTGCAGCTTTTCACGGCTGAAGATGCGCGCCGTGCGACCGAGCTCGTGACCAAGGACGTCTTTGATTTGATCCTGGTTGACTATGAATTAGGCCGCGATGATGGCGTTGCCTTTCTCCCGATTCTGCGGCGGCATCAGCCTCAGGCCTTGATCGGTCTTCATTCCCATCATTCGGGCATTGAATTGCGCGAAGCGGCCCTGAAGGCGGGCGCGGATATCTTCGAACCCAAGCCTTTGACAGCTTCGCTCGCCCAGCAGCTTTTGACGAAGCTCCTTCAGCGCGAGCGCCCGCAGCGTCCCCAGCTCATTCTGGTCGAGGACGACCCTCTTTATCAGGATATGTGGCGGGATCTTTGTCCGCAGATCACCTGCTTTGCCTTTCCCGAACAGCTCCTGGCGGTCGCGCGGCAGAATCCTGAACTTCTGGCTCAGGCTCAGGCTTTGATCACGGATCGTTTCTTCGTGGGAACGGAGATGCAGGGTCTGCAGCTGGCTGAAGAGATTCACGCCACCTGGCCCGAACTGCCGATACATCTTTGCAGTCAGATCCAGGATCGCAGCAGCCTGCATCCGGCGTTTCAGGGTTTTGTGGCCAAGGATCCCGAGTCGATCCAGGCCTTTTTGAAAGCGCTGGTGGCGCCTTCTCAAACGAGTTCTTCTTAA
- a CDS encoding DUF1993 domain-containing protein has product MFYEMTVTQFIKMLNNLSAFMDKAVQFAETKKFDLDVLLNGRLAPDQFNFIRQVQIACDTAKIGASRLTGKEAPQHADTEKTLPELKARIESTIEYLKTFSPKDYVEAGSRKVSQPRWEGKWVTGEEFATQHMIPNFYFHLTTAYAILRHNGVDVGKKDYLGAMPFKQ; this is encoded by the coding sequence ATGTTTTATGAAATGACCGTCACGCAGTTCATCAAAATGCTCAATAATCTTTCAGCCTTTATGGATAAGGCTGTGCAGTTTGCCGAAACCAAGAAGTTTGACCTGGATGTTTTGTTGAATGGTCGTTTGGCACCGGATCAGTTTAACTTCATCCGCCAGGTTCAGATTGCCTGCGATACAGCGAAAATCGGCGCATCGCGTCTGACAGGCAAGGAAGCTCCGCAGCATGCGGATACCGAGAAAACCCTGCCTGAGCTGAAGGCCCGCATTGAAAGCACGATTGAGTATCTGAAGACATTTTCGCCCAAGGATTATGTGGAAGCCGGCAGCCGTAAGGTCAGCCAGCCGCGCTGGGAAGGCAAATGGGTGACGGGCGAGGAATTCGCCACGCAGCATATGATACCCAACTTTTACTTCCACCTGACAACAGCGTACGCGATCCTGCGGCACAACGGGGTGGATGTCGGCAAGAAGGATTACCTCGGCGCCATGCCCTTCAAACAGTAA